The Desulfovibrio sp. UIB00 genome has a window encoding:
- a CDS encoding response regulator yields the protein MRALFVDDEVEFLELMEKRLTRRGMEVVTAPDGQSALDLLDQALQSGEMFQIVVMDVRMPGMDGLETLRHMKEKATNLPVILLTGHACMGVAVQGLDLGAYDYMLKPVAISELIIKMEEAARSAM from the coding sequence ATGCGCGCATTGTTTGTGGACGACGAAGTGGAATTTCTGGAACTGATGGAAAAACGCCTTACCCGGCGCGGTATGGAAGTTGTAACCGCGCCCGATGGGCAGTCGGCCCTCGATCTGCTGGACCAAGCCCTGCAATCGGGCGAGATGTTCCAGATTGTGGTCATGGATGTGCGCATGCCTGGCATGGATGGTCTGGAAACCCTGCGCCACATGAAGGAAAAAGCCACCAATCTGCCTGTCATTCTGCTTACGGGGCATGCCTGCATGGGCGTGGCCGTGCAGGGGCTTGACCTGGGCGCGTATGACTACATGCTCAAACCCGTAGCCATCAGCGAGCTGATTATCAAGATGGAGGAAGCGGCCCGGTCCGCTATGTGA
- the groL gene encoding chaperonin GroEL (60 kDa chaperone family; promotes refolding of misfolded polypeptides especially under stressful conditions; forms two stacked rings of heptamers to form a barrel-shaped 14mer; ends can be capped by GroES; misfolded proteins enter the barrel where they are refolded when GroES binds) has translation MSAKEILFDVKAREKLARGVDKLANAVKVTLGPKGRNVAIEKSFGAPVITKDGVTVAKEIELTDKFENMGAQLVKEVASKTSDAAGDGTTTATILAQAIYREGTKLVAAGRNPMAIKRGVDKAVEALIAELSNLAKPTRDQKEIAQIGTISANSDATIGNIIAEAMSKVGKEGVITVEEAKGLETTMDVVEGMRFDRGYLSPYFVTNTEKMVCEMDNPYILCTEKKISSMKDMLPVLEQVAKVNRPLMIIAEDVEGEALATLVVNKLRGALQVVAVKAPGFGDRRKAMLQDIAVLTGGQVASDDTGSKLENMTLAELGTAKRIVIDKENTTIVDGAGKGDDIKARVKQIRAQIEDSTSDYDREKLQERLAKLVGGVAVVHVGAATEVEMKEKKDRVEDALNATRAAVEEGIVPGGGTALIRVSKVLNDIKPADDDELAGVNIIRRSIEEPLRQIAHNAGFEGSIVVEKVRQGKDGFGFNAATGEYEDLIKAGVIDPKKVTRTALQNAASVASLLLTTECAIAEKPEPKSAAPAMPDMGGMGGMGGMGGMY, from the coding sequence ATGTCCGCTAAAGAAATTCTTTTTGACGTTAAAGCCCGTGAAAAACTTGCCCGTGGCGTCGACAAGCTCGCCAATGCCGTTAAAGTGACCCTTGGCCCCAAGGGCCGCAATGTCGCCATTGAAAAGTCCTTCGGCGCTCCCGTCATCACCAAGGACGGCGTGACCGTGGCCAAGGAAATCGAACTGACCGACAAGTTCGAAAACATGGGCGCCCAGCTCGTCAAGGAAGTGGCCTCCAAGACCTCTGACGCCGCTGGCGACGGTACCACCACCGCCACCATTCTGGCCCAGGCCATCTACCGCGAAGGCACCAAGCTTGTGGCCGCCGGCCGCAACCCCATGGCCATCAAGCGCGGCGTGGACAAGGCTGTTGAAGCCCTGATCGCCGAGCTGTCCAACCTGGCCAAGCCCACCCGCGACCAGAAGGAAATTGCCCAGATCGGCACCATTTCCGCCAACTCTGACGCCACCATCGGCAACATCATCGCCGAAGCCATGTCCAAAGTGGGCAAGGAAGGCGTGATCACCGTTGAGGAAGCCAAGGGTCTGGAAACCACCATGGACGTGGTGGAAGGCATGCGCTTTGACCGTGGCTACCTCTCCCCCTATTTCGTGACCAACACCGAAAAGATGGTCTGCGAAATGGACAATCCTTACATCCTCTGCACCGAGAAGAAAATCTCCAGCATGAAAGACATGCTGCCCGTGCTTGAACAGGTTGCCAAGGTGAACCGTCCGCTCATGATCATCGCCGAAGACGTGGAAGGCGAAGCCCTTGCCACTCTGGTGGTCAACAAGCTGCGCGGCGCCCTGCAGGTTGTGGCCGTGAAGGCCCCCGGCTTCGGCGACCGCCGCAAGGCCATGCTTCAGGATATCGCCGTGCTGACCGGCGGCCAGGTGGCTTCTGACGACACCGGCTCCAAGCTTGAAAACATGACCCTTGCCGAACTTGGCACCGCCAAGCGCATCGTCATCGACAAAGAAAACACCACCATCGTTGACGGCGCTGGCAAGGGCGACGACATCAAGGCCCGCGTGAAGCAGATCCGCGCCCAGATCGAAGACAGCACCTCCGACTACGACCGCGAAAAGCTCCAGGAACGCCTGGCCAAGCTCGTGGGCGGCGTGGCCGTTGTGCATGTGGGCGCTGCCACCGAAGTGGAAATGAAGGAAAAGAAAGACCGCGTTGAAGACGCCCTGAACGCCACCCGCGCTGCCGTTGAAGAAGGCATCGTGCCTGGCGGCGGCACTGCGCTGATCCGCGTTTCCAAGGTGCTGAACGACATCAAGCCCGCCGACGACGACGAACTTGCTGGCGTGAACATCATCCGCCGTTCCATTGAAGAACCCCTGCGCCAGATCGCCCACAATGCCGGCTTTGAAGGCTCCATCGTGGTCGAAAAGGTTCGCCAGGGCAAGGACGGCTTCGGCTTCAACGCCGCCACCGGCGAATACGAAGACCTCATCAAGGCTGGCGTTATCGACCCCAAAAAGGTTACCCGCACGGCCCTGCAGAACGCCGCTTCCGTGGCTTCCCTGCTGCTGACCACCGAATGCGCCATTGCTGAAAAGCCCGAACCCAAGAGCGCGGCTCCTGCCATGCCCGACATGGGCGGCATGGGCGGCATGGGTGGCATGGGCGGCATGTACTAA
- the radA gene encoding DNA repair protein RadA: MSKTREIYICSSCGSQTMQWRGQCPNCHEWNTLQAAVQPKSAPGGNRPRAATDSSSRPIALRDVEDAGHAPYGSGLKALDRVLGKGLVPGAAILVGGEPGIGKSTLLLQVAGLVAAQGRRVLYASGEESLPQIKGRAERLGMLDHNLMAIATSRVEDVLEAANAAPPALLVVDSVQTLTSLEADGLPGNVSQVRAVATTLLEACRRLSCTLILVGHVTKDGVLAGPRLLEHMVDTVISLEGDRRQMFRLLRVFKNRFGPNEELLVFRMEASGMQIVDDPSTFFLGQRDPSLSGTAVVMAVDGQRPLAVEVQALVSRTFLSIPRRAALGFDVARLHLLLAVLEKRLKLNFGQVDIYAKVGGGMKLSEPGLDLALVAAVLSSYYDVPLPEKSVLWGEVDLNGQVRPVSAQDLRLTQARRLGFDPIVHPAVEQGGISTIAALQQKLFHRK; encoded by the coding sequence ATGTCGAAAACACGTGAAATTTATATATGCTCTTCTTGTGGCTCACAAACCATGCAGTGGCGTGGGCAATGCCCCAACTGCCATGAGTGGAATACGCTCCAGGCGGCTGTGCAGCCCAAATCCGCCCCCGGTGGCAACAGGCCCCGCGCTGCCACGGATTCTTCCAGCCGACCCATTGCCTTGCGCGATGTGGAAGATGCCGGGCATGCGCCCTACGGCAGCGGCCTGAAAGCCCTTGACCGCGTGCTGGGCAAGGGCCTTGTGCCCGGTGCGGCCATTCTTGTGGGCGGCGAGCCGGGCATCGGCAAATCAACCCTTCTGCTCCAGGTGGCGGGGCTTGTTGCGGCGCAGGGCAGGCGCGTTCTTTACGCCAGCGGCGAGGAATCCCTGCCGCAGATCAAGGGCCGGGCCGAGCGGCTTGGCATGCTGGATCATAATCTGATGGCCATCGCCACCTCCCGCGTGGAGGACGTGCTCGAAGCTGCCAATGCCGCGCCGCCAGCCCTGCTGGTGGTGGATTCGGTGCAGACCCTCACAAGTCTTGAGGCCGATGGCCTGCCGGGCAATGTCAGTCAGGTGCGGGCCGTGGCTACCACCTTGCTTGAGGCCTGCCGCCGCCTGTCATGCACCCTGATTCTGGTGGGGCACGTGACCAAGGACGGTGTGCTGGCTGGCCCCCGCCTGCTGGAACACATGGTGGACACCGTTATTTCGCTTGAGGGCGACCGCCGCCAGATGTTCCGCCTGTTGCGCGTGTTCAAAAACCGCTTTGGCCCCAATGAGGAACTGTTGGTTTTTCGCATGGAAGCCTCGGGCATGCAGATTGTGGACGATCCCTCCACGTTTTTTCTGGGTCAGCGCGATCCTTCGCTATCCGGCACTGCCGTGGTCATGGCCGTAGACGGGCAGCGCCCGCTGGCAGTGGAGGTGCAGGCCCTTGTTTCCCGTACTTTTCTGAGTATTCCGCGTCGCGCGGCCCTTGGTTTTGACGTGGCCCGCCTGCATTTGCTGCTGGCTGTGCTGGAAAAAAGGCTCAAGCTCAACTTTGGTCAGGTGGATATTTACGCCAAGGTGGGCGGCGGCATGAAGCTGAGCGAGCCGGGGCTTGATCTGGCGCTGGTGGCTGCGGTGCTTTCGTCGTATTATGATGTTCCGCTGCCGGAAAAGAGCGTGCTGTGGGGCGAGGTTGATCTCAACGGGCAGGTGCGGCCCGTATCCGCGCAGGATTTGCGCCTTACGCAGGCGCGGCGGCTGGGCTTTGATCCCATTGTCCACCCGGCTGTGGAGCAGGGCGGCATCAGCACCATAGCCGCCTTGCAGCAAAAACTGTTTCATCGCAAGTAA
- a CDS encoding PEP/pyruvate-binding domain-containing protein, which yields MTVLDCLRKWLGRDGSGEPDAEQLAREEAFKAHLRERCTRFRRLLSSNKTALEAMSDVEEHLSGARPFGMDYVHAVSTRAVTAVFQMVRDLNALSDEGYEPLQQAFDRIREQMQNLLEDQPHQDGPNIMPLGDIRLHHITLVGGKMANLGEVAAHAGLDVPDGFAVTVSAYYRFMEYSGLHSELNRRIQATDMHSLDEVFSLSAALQQAVLSAPLPPELEQEITEAVAAMQRRAGPGLALALRSSAVGEDSLGVSFAGQYRSELNVPPEEACEVWKEIIASKYAVTAMSYRYQHGIPDDAAPMCVGVLAMVPAAAGGVAYSRDPVAAARGQEQVLLNAVPGLPQAVVDGAVTPDVFIFTRTNPPQPISKTLAGLAGVPASLTDAQAADLAQVALALEEYYAEPQDVEWALDSRNGRIVVLQSRPLHEADAATENRADVADGAAVGPGECKILAEDLPEGLSMLACGGVAVSPGVGMGPVFVARKEADMLSFPKGGILVVERALPRWAPLLSRASGMVSETGGMAGHLASVAREYRLPAVFSLPNACSLLDNAGDATLDAVRCAVFAGLNPELAAQVTEPPNLMEGSPVHQRLEALATLMVPLHLLDPESPEFAPEHCQTLHDITRFCHEKSVQLMFEEGSDVNQRMGKQLKAGVKLQYWIVDMGGGFRRHVGGAVVDIADIASTPMLALWDGMVAVPWAGPPAASASGFMSVMLESTMNPDLESTAPNAMSNKNFFIISDNYMILQARYGYHFCTVESLAGANNHENFVSFQFKGGAADRQRRRLRARMVADLLEAHGFRADVKDDSLFAVAENFPATDILQKTRMLGYLLIHTRQVDMIMLEQERAAALREKLGGDMASLLDRPLPSGN from the coding sequence ATGACGGTGCTCGACTGCCTGCGAAAGTGGCTGGGGCGCGATGGCTCGGGTGAGCCTGACGCGGAACAGCTTGCCCGTGAGGAGGCTTTCAAGGCCCACCTGAGGGAGCGTTGCACGCGCTTCCGCCGCTTGCTGTCGTCCAACAAGACAGCCCTTGAGGCCATGAGCGATGTAGAGGAGCACCTCTCTGGCGCGCGGCCTTTCGGCATGGATTATGTGCATGCCGTAAGCACTCGCGCCGTAACGGCGGTTTTTCAGATGGTGCGCGACCTCAACGCACTTTCAGATGAAGGCTACGAGCCTTTGCAGCAGGCCTTTGACCGCATTCGTGAGCAGATGCAGAATCTGCTTGAAGATCAGCCGCATCAGGACGGCCCCAATATCATGCCGCTTGGCGATATCCGCCTGCACCACATCACCCTTGTGGGCGGCAAGATGGCCAATCTGGGCGAAGTGGCGGCCCATGCAGGTCTGGACGTGCCGGACGGTTTTGCCGTGACGGTCAGCGCCTACTACCGCTTTATGGAATACAGCGGCCTGCACAGCGAACTGAACCGCCGCATTCAGGCTACGGATATGCACAGCCTGGATGAAGTTTTCAGCCTTTCTGCGGCATTGCAGCAGGCCGTGCTCAGCGCGCCGCTGCCGCCGGAACTGGAGCAGGAAATTACCGAGGCTGTGGCCGCCATGCAGCGCCGGGCCGGGCCGGGTCTTGCCCTTGCACTGCGCAGCAGCGCCGTGGGCGAGGATTCGCTTGGCGTCTCCTTTGCCGGGCAGTATCGCTCCGAACTTAACGTGCCGCCGGAAGAAGCCTGCGAAGTCTGGAAAGAAATTATCGCCAGCAAGTATGCCGTAACCGCCATGAGCTATCGGTATCAGCACGGTATCCCTGACGATGCTGCGCCCATGTGCGTGGGTGTGCTTGCCATGGTGCCAGCTGCCGCTGGCGGCGTGGCCTACAGCCGGGATCCTGTTGCTGCCGCGCGCGGGCAGGAACAGGTGCTGCTCAATGCCGTGCCGGGACTGCCTCAGGCAGTGGTGGACGGCGCGGTTACACCTGATGTTTTTATTTTTACCCGCACCAATCCGCCGCAGCCCATAAGCAAGACTCTCGCCGGGCTTGCAGGTGTGCCAGCCAGCCTCACCGATGCGCAGGCCGCAGACCTTGCCCAGGTTGCGCTGGCACTGGAAGAATACTACGCCGAGCCGCAGGATGTGGAATGGGCGCTTGATTCCCGCAATGGGCGTATTGTGGTGCTGCAAAGTCGCCCCCTGCACGAGGCGGATGCCGCCACTGAAAATCGGGCCGATGTTGCTGACGGTGCAGCGGTGGGGCCGGGCGAGTGTAAAATCCTGGCGGAAGATTTGCCTGAAGGCCTTTCCATGCTGGCTTGCGGCGGCGTTGCCGTAAGCCCCGGCGTGGGCATGGGGCCTGTGTTTGTGGCCCGCAAGGAAGCGGATATGCTTTCCTTCCCCAAGGGCGGTATTCTGGTGGTCGAACGGGCCTTGCCCCGCTGGGCCCCTCTGCTTTCGCGTGCGTCTGGCATGGTCAGCGAAACGGGCGGCATGGCGGGGCATCTGGCCTCTGTGGCGCGGGAATACCGCCTGCCTGCCGTGTTCAGCCTGCCCAATGCCTGTAGCCTGCTGGACAATGCCGGAGACGCCACTCTGGATGCCGTGCGCTGCGCCGTGTTTGCGGGGCTGAATCCCGAGCTTGCCGCTCAGGTGACGGAGCCGCCCAATCTCATGGAAGGCAGCCCGGTGCACCAGCGGCTTGAGGCCCTGGCGACCCTGATGGTTCCCCTGCATCTGCTGGACCCGGAATCACCGGAGTTTGCGCCGGAGCATTGCCAGACCCTGCACGACATTACCCGCTTTTGCCACGAGAAATCCGTACAGCTCATGTTTGAGGAGGGCTCGGATGTCAACCAGCGCATGGGCAAACAACTCAAGGCCGGGGTCAAGCTTCAGTACTGGATTGTGGACATGGGCGGCGGTTTCAGGCGGCATGTGGGCGGCGCGGTGGTGGATATCGCCGATATTGCCAGTACGCCCATGCTGGCGCTGTGGGACGGCATGGTGGCCGTGCCCTGGGCCGGGCCGCCTGCGGCAAGCGCCTCGGGCTTCATGAGCGTGATGCTTGAAAGCACCATGAATCCGGACCTGGAAAGCACTGCGCCCAATGCCATGTCCAACAAAAACTTTTTTATTATTTCTGATAATTACATGATTTTGCAGGCCCGCTACGGCTACCACTTCTGTACGGTGGAAAGCCTTGCAGGCGCAAATAATCATGAAAATTTTGTGAGCTTTCAGTTCAAGGGCGGGGCCGCCGACCGGCAGCGCCGCCGCCTGCGCGCCCGCATGGTGGCTGACCTGCTGGAGGCGCATGGCTTCCGCGCTGACGTGAAGGACGACTCGCTCTTTGCCGTGGCGGAAAATTTCCCTGCTACCGATATTCTGCAAAAAACCCGTATGCTCGGCTATCTGCTCATTCATACCCGGCAGGTGGACATGATCATGCTTGAGCAGGAGCGCGCCGCAGCCCTCAGGGAAAAACTGGGCGGCGACATGGCCTCGCTGCTCGACAGACCTTTACCGTCGGGCAATTAG
- the groES gene encoding co-chaperone GroES — MKLKPLNDRVLVKRLESEEKTAGGLFIPDTAKEKPSKGQVVAAGPGKAGENGERVALAVKAGDMVLFNKYAGTEVKLDGVDHLVMREEDILAIID; from the coding sequence ATGAAGCTGAAGCCCCTTAACGACCGTGTGCTGGTCAAACGCCTTGAATCCGAAGAAAAGACCGCCGGTGGCCTGTTTATCCCTGATACGGCCAAGGAAAAGCCTTCCAAGGGTCAGGTTGTTGCTGCCGGTCCCGGCAAGGCTGGGGAAAATGGCGAACGCGTCGCTCTAGCTGTGAAAGCGGGCGACATGGTGCTGTTCAACAAGTATGCTGGCACCGAAGTCAAGCTGGACGGCGTTGATCACCTTGTGATGCGCGAAGAAGACATTCTCGCCATTATTGACTAA
- a CDS encoding diguanylate cyclase, with amino-acid sequence MADLKFDTIKKLTVLLATDSRIISALKGEGDFAECTRYLQSVGDTLRLHRAFLLDKNGVCVASNDAGMPKNLLGVNLADRDYFIRAMAGESSVQFVVGRVSTIPGFHFSAPVSGPDGYLGVAVLKVDTDTLAQQLYLPTGFVTDKAGVVVLSDSPGNMLRVVPGESAASLAPGKSLLRYQRESLEPVYLRKVDVDGYDAWELSPGGPPYLCKTVRISKEGLSVYGFENLAPLLADLAENFRMHLATTFIFFVLGFAVIIGTTVNLLRDRYLRKTLQKLNDTLRVQAQHDSLTGLLNRRMFDEMAEAWFAQTLRLGVPFSLVLFDIDHFKRLNDAFGHQAGDHVLREIARCVSIRLSRRGDRVFRIGGEEFAVLASAAEERQIVSLMEKIRKTVEDMRLQHPDGADKVVTISLGGLLVRSCCDMSFDEAFKRADEALYSAKAQGRNRSVLAGSCGAEENKDCLIRPHF; translated from the coding sequence ATGGCAGATCTTAAATTTGATACAATAAAAAAACTTACCGTACTTCTGGCTACAGATTCGCGCATTATTTCCGCTCTGAAGGGAGAAGGGGATTTTGCGGAATGCACCCGCTACCTGCAGAGCGTGGGGGACACTCTCCGGCTGCACCGTGCGTTCCTGCTTGACAAAAACGGCGTGTGCGTTGCTTCCAACGATGCCGGGATGCCCAAAAATCTCCTTGGCGTTAATCTTGCCGACCGTGATTATTTTATCCGCGCCATGGCTGGCGAAAGTTCCGTGCAGTTTGTTGTAGGGCGGGTTTCAACAATTCCCGGTTTTCATTTTTCCGCGCCTGTCAGCGGGCCTGATGGCTACCTTGGCGTGGCTGTGCTCAAGGTTGATACGGACACGCTTGCGCAGCAGCTTTACCTGCCCACGGGTTTTGTTACGGACAAGGCGGGTGTGGTGGTGCTCTCCGATTCACCGGGGAACATGCTGCGCGTGGTGCCTGGCGAGAGTGCCGCCTCGCTTGCCCCGGGCAAGAGTCTGCTCCGCTATCAGCGAGAAAGTCTTGAACCCGTGTATCTGCGTAAAGTGGATGTGGACGGCTACGATGCATGGGAGCTCAGCCCCGGTGGCCCGCCCTACTTGTGCAAGACGGTACGCATAAGTAAAGAAGGGCTCAGCGTGTACGGCTTTGAGAACCTTGCACCTCTGCTGGCTGACCTTGCGGAAAACTTCCGCATGCATCTTGCCACCACGTTTATTTTTTTTGTGCTTGGTTTTGCGGTCATAATCGGTACCACCGTGAACCTGCTGCGCGACAGATATCTGCGCAAAACCTTGCAAAAACTTAATGATACCTTGCGGGTTCAGGCGCAGCATGATTCCCTGACAGGGCTGCTCAACCGCAGGATGTTTGATGAAATGGCCGAGGCGTGGTTTGCCCAGACATTGCGGCTTGGCGTACCTTTTTCGCTGGTGCTGTTTGACATCGATCATTTCAAGCGGCTGAATGATGCTTTCGGGCATCAGGCCGGCGACCATGTTCTGCGCGAAATCGCCAGATGTGTGAGCATCCGCCTGTCCCGCAGGGGCGACAGGGTTTTTCGCATTGGTGGAGAGGAATTTGCCGTGCTGGCCAGCGCGGCAGAGGAGCGGCAGATCGTTTCCCTCATGGAAAAGATCCGAAAAACAGTGGAGGATATGCGCCTCCAGCATCCCGATGGGGCCGACAAGGTCGTAACCATCTCTTTGGGCGGCTTGCTGGTGCGAAGCTGTTGCGATATGTCGTTTGACGAAGCGTTCAAAAGGGCGGACGAAGCATTGTACAGCGCCAAGGCTCAGGGGCGCAACCGAAGCGTATTGGCAGGCAGTTGCGGCGCTGAGGAGAATAAGGACTGTTTGATACGTCCTCATTTCTGA
- a CDS encoding class IV adenylate cyclase, producing the protein MGLEIERKYLHVNLQSLRQALVDSGAHCLGAHFECNWVFDTAQGALVTGGKLLRLRSQEWQDKTRHLITLKLPATEDGGFKVREERETEVVDGAALRGILEGLGYTVAARYEKVREPWRMDTVEVELDALPFAQVVELEGRAQDIARVEKRLNLDNAEISIKSYHELHQEWLRQNNKPKQLSFVFDEAQRAHWRTVLGLTDKADVNTDSSRQS; encoded by the coding sequence ATGGGCCTTGAGATTGAACGCAAATATCTGCATGTGAATCTGCAAAGCCTGCGGCAGGCGCTTGTGGACAGCGGGGCGCACTGCCTTGGCGCGCATTTTGAGTGCAACTGGGTGTTTGACACTGCCCAGGGAGCGCTGGTCACAGGTGGCAAACTGCTGCGTTTGCGCAGTCAGGAATGGCAGGACAAAACGCGCCACCTGATCACGCTCAAGCTGCCCGCCACGGAAGACGGCGGCTTCAAGGTGCGCGAGGAGCGCGAAACGGAAGTTGTCGATGGCGCGGCCTTGCGGGGTATTCTGGAAGGGCTGGGCTATACGGTGGCGGCCCGGTACGAAAAAGTTCGCGAGCCATGGCGCATGGACACCGTGGAAGTGGAGCTGGACGCGCTGCCCTTTGCCCAGGTGGTTGAACTGGAAGGCCGGGCGCAGGATATTGCAAGGGTCGAGAAGCGTCTGAACCTTGACAATGCCGAAATAAGCATCAAAAGTTATCATGAGCTGCATCAGGAATGGTTGCGGCAAAACAACAAGCCGAAACAGCTTTCCTTTGTGTTTGACGAAGCGCAGAGGGCGCACTGGCGCACAGTGCTGGGCCTGACCGACAAGGCCGATGTCAACACGGATTCATCGCGGCAGAGCTGA